From Caballeronia insecticola, a single genomic window includes:
- a CDS encoding THUMP domain-containing class I SAM-dependent RNA methyltransferase, translated as MSSPLFDWFVPCPRGLEAPLAAELAEIGELHVAGAPLSGGGSLVVGAQVPGGVHFRGGWVAGMAANLHSRIASRVLLKIAQGPYRNENDIYELTHRQRWEQWFAPSQTMRVDLTAIKSPVKSLEFTTLRVKDAVCDRLRDVAGSRPSIDTAQPDVRVFAFLTVNECTLYLDTSGEPLFKRGWRLDKGAAPLRENLAAGILRLTGWTPGTPLFDPMCGSGTFLAEAAQTALGIAPGSERRFGFEKLKPFHPGMWQKLKTAATEQRRAARASQSDINIFGSDISGDMLEKARANLHRAGVPNLSLKQVDARNMVPPTDAPGILLANPPYGERIEVRGRGPRGEVRDTPRSRREDDDAFARAQPDPADTEFFVSFGNALKQRFPGWRAYVLTSDRKLPGMLRLRESTKTPLFNGALECRLFRFDLIAGSVRNRPAEE; from the coding sequence ATGTCCTCCCCTCTCTTCGACTGGTTTGTCCCCTGCCCGCGCGGTCTCGAAGCACCGCTTGCCGCCGAACTCGCGGAGATCGGCGAACTGCACGTGGCCGGCGCACCGCTGTCGGGCGGCGGATCGCTGGTCGTCGGCGCGCAAGTGCCCGGCGGCGTGCATTTCCGGGGCGGCTGGGTTGCGGGCATGGCGGCGAACCTTCACTCGCGCATTGCGAGCCGCGTGCTGCTCAAGATCGCGCAAGGCCCCTATCGCAACGAGAACGATATTTACGAGCTCACGCATCGTCAGCGCTGGGAGCAATGGTTCGCGCCGAGCCAGACAATGCGCGTCGATCTCACCGCGATCAAATCGCCGGTGAAGAGCCTCGAATTCACCACGTTGCGCGTGAAGGACGCCGTCTGCGACCGCCTGCGCGACGTGGCGGGCTCGCGCCCGAGCATCGACACCGCACAGCCCGACGTGCGCGTGTTCGCGTTCCTCACGGTGAACGAGTGCACGCTCTATCTCGACACCTCCGGCGAACCGCTCTTCAAGCGCGGCTGGCGGCTCGACAAGGGCGCCGCGCCGCTGCGCGAAAATCTCGCGGCCGGCATTCTGCGCCTCACCGGCTGGACGCCCGGCACGCCGCTCTTCGACCCGATGTGCGGCAGCGGCACGTTCCTCGCCGAAGCGGCGCAAACCGCGCTCGGCATCGCGCCCGGCAGCGAACGGCGCTTTGGCTTCGAGAAGCTCAAGCCGTTTCATCCGGGCATGTGGCAAAAACTCAAGACGGCAGCCACGGAGCAGCGCCGCGCCGCACGCGCGTCGCAGTCGGACATCAACATTTTCGGCAGCGACATCTCCGGCGACATGCTCGAGAAGGCGCGCGCCAACCTGCACCGCGCGGGCGTCCCGAATTTGTCGCTCAAGCAGGTCGACGCGCGCAACATGGTGCCGCCGACCGACGCGCCCGGCATTCTCCTCGCGAATCCGCCGTACGGCGAGCGCATCGAAGTGCGCGGGCGCGGTCCGCGCGGCGAAGTGCGCGATACGCCGCGCAGCCGCCGCGAAGACGACGACGCCTTCGCCCGCGCCCAGCCCGACCCGGCCGACACCGAATTCTTCGTGTCCTTCGGCAACGCGCTCAAGCAGCGCTTTCCCGGCTGGCGCGCCTACGTGCTCACGTCCGACCGCAAGCTGCCGGGCATGCTGCGGCTGCGCGAATCGACGAAAACGCCGCTCTTCAACGGCGCGCTCGAATGCCGGCTGTTCCGCTTCGACCTGATCGCGGGCAGCGTGCGCAATCGTCCTGCCGAAGAATGA